Proteins encoded in a region of the Candidatus Krumholzibacteriia bacterium genome:
- the rho gene encoding transcription termination factor Rho translates to MNLASLKQKTISELLEIAEEYELEGVAHLRKQELIFRLLEAQAERDGLIFAEGVLQVLAEGYGFLRSPDYNYLPGPDDIYLSPSQIKKFDLRTGDTISGQVRPPKDGERYFALLKVEAVNYENPDVSKQMPLFDNLTPLYPEERLYLSQPSPEGVVDEDVPELAQLHGNMIADDLSMRVIDLMCPIGKGQRGLIVAPPRTGKTVLLQKLANAIAKHHPEVTLIVLLIDERPEEVTDMQRTVKGEVVSSTFDEPAERHVQVASMVIKKAKRLVEHGRDVVILLDSITRLARAHNTVVPHSGKILSGGVDANALQRPKRFFGAARNVEEGGSLTIIATALIETGSRMDEVIFEEFKGTGNMELVLDRKLSDKRVFPSMEIFKSGTRKEELLTDEKELNKIWILRKFLNDRSPQEAMEFMLDKLAKTESNTQFLESMNA, encoded by the coding sequence CTGAACCTCGCGTCGCTGAAACAGAAGACCATCAGCGAACTGCTCGAGATCGCCGAGGAGTACGAACTCGAAGGGGTCGCCCACCTGCGCAAGCAGGAGCTGATCTTCCGTCTGCTCGAGGCCCAGGCCGAGCGCGACGGGCTGATCTTCGCCGAGGGCGTCCTGCAGGTGCTGGCCGAGGGCTACGGATTTCTTCGCAGCCCCGACTACAACTACCTGCCCGGTCCCGACGACATCTACCTGTCGCCCAGCCAGATCAAGAAGTTCGATCTGCGCACCGGCGACACGATCAGCGGCCAGGTGCGTCCGCCCAAGGACGGCGAGCGCTACTTCGCCCTGCTGAAGGTCGAGGCGGTCAACTACGAGAACCCCGACGTCAGCAAGCAGATGCCGCTGTTCGACAATCTGACCCCACTCTACCCCGAGGAGCGGTTGTACCTGAGCCAACCGAGCCCCGAGGGCGTGGTCGACGAGGACGTCCCCGAACTCGCGCAGCTGCACGGCAACATGATCGCCGACGACCTGTCGATGCGCGTGATCGACCTGATGTGTCCGATCGGCAAGGGACAGCGTGGCCTGATCGTGGCGCCGCCACGCACGGGGAAGACGGTCCTGCTGCAGAAGCTGGCCAACGCCATCGCCAAGCACCATCCCGAGGTGACCCTGATCGTGCTGCTCATCGACGAGCGGCCCGAGGAGGTTACCGACATGCAGCGGACGGTGAAGGGCGAAGTCGTGAGCTCGACCTTCGACGAACCGGCCGAGCGTCACGTGCAGGTGGCCAGCATGGTCATCAAGAAGGCCAAGCGCCTGGTCGAGCACGGCCGCGACGTGGTCATCCTGCTCGACTCGATCACCCGTCTCGCGCGGGCCCACAACACGGTGGTGCCGCACTCGGGCAAGATCCTGTCGGGTGGTGTGGACGCCAACGCCCTGCAGCGTCCCAAGCGCTTCTTCGGGGCGGCGCGCAACGTCGAGGAGGGCGGTTCGCTCACGATCATCGCCACCGCGCTGATCGAGACCGGCAGTCGCATGGACGAGGTGATCTTCGAGGAGTTCAAGGGCACGGGGAACATGGAGTTGGTGCTCGACCGCAAACTGAGCGACAAGCGCGTGTTCCCGTCCATGGAGATCTTCAAGTCGGGCACGCGCAAGGAAGAGCTGCTGACCGACGAGAAGGAACTCAACAAGATCTGGATCCTGCGGAAGTTCCTGAACGACCGGTCGCCGCAGGAGGCCATGGAGTTCATGCTCGACAAGCTGGCCAAGACCGAGTCGAACACGCAGTTCCTCGAGTCGATGAACGCCTGA
- a CDS encoding DUF4397 domain-containing protein, protein MTNGKRFLSFFLITAFVVAAGPAAAQTADVLVIHNSPDPAAEVVDVYLDGAIAVPGFAFRTAGVVELPAGQEIEIGIAPGPGSEVADIIGTFPFTLTAGESYVVMATGVLDGSLPSNPDGIDTGFTLIPFEGWRTTANAGEVGLLLHHGAPDAPAVDVLARDVGPLFEGVSFEQFSPDYVDVPADSYIVDVTVAGDPAAVAGSFTADLSTLGGGAAVVFASGFLGASPAFGVFAALPDGTVLQLPPTDIVDTEASSFGGLKAGYGN, encoded by the coding sequence ATGACCAACGGAAAGCGCTTCCTGTCCTTCTTCCTGATCACGGCGTTCGTGGTCGCGGCCGGGCCAGCGGCGGCGCAGACGGCGGACGTCCTCGTCATCCACAACTCGCCGGATCCGGCGGCCGAGGTGGTCGACGTCTATCTCGACGGCGCGATCGCCGTCCCGGGATTCGCCTTCCGGACAGCCGGTGTGGTCGAGTTGCCGGCCGGACAGGAGATCGAGATCGGCATCGCGCCCGGTCCCGGCTCCGAAGTCGCCGACATCATCGGGACCTTCCCGTTCACGCTGACCGCGGGCGAGAGCTACGTGGTCATGGCCACCGGCGTGCTCGACGGCTCGCTGCCGTCGAACCCCGATGGCATCGACACGGGCTTCACACTGATTCCCTTCGAGGGGTGGCGTACCACGGCGAACGCCGGCGAGGTGGGGCTGTTGCTGCACCACGGTGCGCCGGACGCCCCGGCGGTCGACGTGCTCGCACGGGACGTCGGCCCCCTCTTCGAGGGTGTGAGCTTCGAGCAGTTCAGTCCGGACTACGTGGACGTCCCGGCCGACAGCTACATCGTGGATGTGACGGTGGCCGGCGATCCGGCCGCCGTGGCCGGTAGCTTCACCGCCGACCTGTCGACGCTCGGTGGCGGAGCTGCCGTGGTCTTCGCCAGTGGGTTCCTCGGCGCGTCCCCGGCGTTCGGGGTCTTCGCGGCCCTGCCCGACGGGACGGTCCTCCAGCTGCCGCCGACCGACATCGTCGACACCGAAGCGTCGAGTTTCGGTGGACTGAAGGCCGGCTACGGTAACTGA
- a CDS encoding nuclear transport factor 2 family protein, whose amino-acid sequence MSTDVRIHELLEYVQAGRILEAMHEFYDDEVVMEEPAYGATVGLAANLEREQAFVDSVKEFRGFEAKNVCTGESCAAYENVMDWVDVNGKEIHVEQVAVQEWKNGKIVRERFYYPAG is encoded by the coding sequence ATGAGCACCGACGTCCGGATCCACGAGCTGCTCGAATACGTCCAGGCGGGCCGCATTCTCGAGGCCATGCACGAGTTCTACGACGACGAGGTCGTCATGGAGGAGCCCGCCTACGGCGCCACCGTGGGTCTCGCCGCGAACCTGGAGCGGGAGCAGGCCTTCGTGGACTCGGTGAAGGAATTCCGGGGCTTCGAGGCGAAGAACGTCTGCACCGGCGAGAGCTGCGCCGCCTACGAGAACGTCATGGACTGGGTCGACGTGAACGGCAAGGAGATCCACGTCGAGCAGGTCGCGGTGCAGGAGTGGAAGAACGGGAAGATCGTCCGGGAGCGCTTCTACTACCCGGCCGGCTAG
- the rpmE gene encoding 50S ribosomal protein L31 codes for MKQGIHPEYVDTKITCLCGHEIETRSTAGPAIHVEVCSNCHPFYTGQQKIVDTAGRVERFRQRYKGASYKKEKKG; via the coding sequence ATGAAGCAGGGAATCCACCCCGAGTACGTGGACACCAAGATCACGTGCCTGTGCGGCCACGAGATCGAGACGCGCAGCACCGCAGGTCCCGCGATCCACGTCGAGGTCTGCTCGAACTGCCACCCCTTCTACACGGGTCAGCAGAAGATCGTGGACACCGCCGGTCGCGTGGAGCGCTTCCGTCAGCGCTACAAGGGTGCGTCGTACAAGAAGGAAAAGAAGGGCTAG
- the prfA gene encoding peptide chain release factor 1, which produces MREILEQKLSRLAEVEQLLGDPELVHDQKRFREVNVEYKHLREIAALARPYLEALDELESVRELASGDDAEMAELAEAEIEELEVSIPSMESKLQELLLPRDPDDSRDAIVEIRAGAGGDEAALFASDIARMYQRFAERHHWKMELMEMSESASGGFKEAIFSLKGDGAYGRLRHESGVHRVQRVPATESQGRIHTSTCTVAVLPEAEAVEVEIDENDLRIDVYRSSGPGGQSVNTTDSAVRITHVPTGLVVAIQDEKSQHKNRAKALRVLRSRLYEQAKREQMEAESAERRSQVGTGDRSEKIRTYNFPQSRITDHRIGYTAHNLGDLLDGDLDALLDALAERQREQLMQAE; this is translated from the coding sequence GTGCGTGAGATCCTCGAACAGAAGCTGAGCCGGCTGGCCGAGGTCGAGCAGTTGCTCGGCGATCCGGAGCTGGTGCACGACCAGAAGCGTTTCCGCGAGGTCAACGTCGAGTACAAACACCTGCGCGAGATCGCTGCGCTGGCGCGGCCGTACCTCGAGGCTCTCGACGAACTCGAGAGCGTCCGTGAGCTCGCGAGCGGTGACGATGCCGAGATGGCCGAACTGGCCGAGGCAGAGATCGAGGAGCTCGAGGTATCGATTCCCTCCATGGAATCGAAGCTCCAGGAACTGCTCCTGCCGCGCGATCCCGACGACTCGCGCGACGCGATCGTCGAGATCCGGGCCGGCGCCGGCGGTGACGAGGCGGCCTTGTTCGCCTCCGACATCGCGCGCATGTACCAACGCTTCGCCGAGCGCCACCACTGGAAGATGGAGCTCATGGAGATGAGCGAGTCGGCCAGTGGGGGCTTCAAGGAGGCCATCTTCTCGCTCAAGGGCGACGGGGCCTACGGCCGTCTCCGTCACGAGAGCGGTGTCCACCGCGTGCAGCGCGTGCCGGCCACCGAGTCGCAGGGTCGGATCCACACCTCCACGTGCACCGTGGCCGTCCTGCCCGAAGCCGAGGCCGTCGAGGTCGAGATCGACGAGAACGACCTCCGGATCGATGTCTACCGCTCCAGCGGGCCGGGCGGGCAGAGCGTGAACACGACCGACAGCGCGGTGCGGATCACACACGTGCCCACCGGGCTCGTCGTGGCGATCCAGGACGAGAAGTCCCAGCACAAGAACCGGGCGAAGGCCCTGCGGGTGCTGCGCTCGCGCCTGTACGAACAGGCCAAGCGCGAGCAGATGGAGGCCGAGTCGGCCGAGCGTCGATCGCAGGTCGGTACCGGCGACCGGAGCGAGAAGATCCGCACCTACAACTTCCCGCAGAGCCGCATCACCGACCACCGCATCGGCTACACGGCCCACAACCTGGGCGACCTGCTCGATGGCGACCTCGACGCCCTGCTCGATGCCCTCGCCGAGCGGCAACGCGAGCAGCTGATGCAGGCCGAATGA
- the prmC gene encoding peptide chain release factor N(5)-glutamine methyltransferase, with product MPLIRVTAEFFTDKGIDSARLDAELLLAHVLGCTRLQLYLDSDRPIVPDELNRYRELVKRRGRREPLQLLIGHVEILEHEFLVRPGVFIPRPETEVLIEVCRGLDLPESPTIVEVGVGTGCVGLSLMMHFAGASLIGFDVNPRAIELTGVNAERLGLRSRVELREGDALEPGLPSCDLLVSNPPYVPGPVVESLQPEVRDHDPPEALDGGPGGLDFLRRLVPLAARAVRPGGWIALEHGDEQGAAVVALVSQSGFGDVEVVSDLAERDRVTVGRLA from the coding sequence ATGCCGTTGATCCGGGTCACGGCGGAGTTCTTCACCGACAAGGGCATCGACTCTGCCCGCCTCGACGCCGAGCTGCTCCTGGCCCACGTGCTCGGTTGCACACGTCTGCAACTGTACCTGGACTCCGACCGCCCGATCGTGCCCGACGAGCTGAACCGTTATCGGGAACTCGTGAAGCGGCGTGGCCGACGCGAGCCACTGCAGCTGTTGATCGGCCACGTCGAAATCCTCGAGCACGAGTTCCTGGTGCGCCCGGGAGTCTTCATCCCGCGTCCGGAGACCGAGGTGTTGATCGAGGTCTGCCGCGGTCTGGACCTGCCCGAGTCGCCCACGATCGTCGAGGTCGGAGTGGGGACGGGGTGTGTCGGGCTGTCGCTGATGATGCATTTCGCCGGGGCGTCGTTGATCGGCTTCGACGTGAATCCGAGAGCGATCGAGTTGACGGGTGTCAATGCCGAGCGGCTCGGCCTGCGCTCGCGGGTCGAACTCCGCGAAGGCGACGCCCTGGAGCCGGGCCTGCCCTCGTGCGATCTTCTCGTGTCGAATCCGCCCTACGTGCCCGGGCCCGTGGTGGAGTCGCTCCAGCCCGAGGTGCGTGACCACGATCCGCCCGAGGCCCTCGACGGCGGTCCCGGCGGCCTCGACTTCCTGCGACGTCTCGTCCCCCTGGCTGCGCGTGCGGTGCGTCCCGGAGGCTGGATCGCACTGGAGCACGGCGACGAGCAGGGCGCAGCGGTGGTCGCGCTGGTGTCGCAGTCCGGTTTCGGTGATGTGGAGGTCGTGTCGGATCTCGCCGAACGGGACCGGGTGACGGTGGGTCGGCTCGCCTGA
- the murA gene encoding UDP-N-acetylglucosamine 1-carboxyvinyltransferase, protein MDRFHIEGPCTLSGTVRVGGAKNAVLPLMAATLLTQGVSRIHNVPQLRDSRTMARVLETMGATVRFEDHELVVDTTDARGIDAPYDLVKTMRASIYVLGPTLARHGEAKVSLPGGCAWGPRPVNLHLRGMEALGATIDLEGGYIHAKADRLRGADISFEISSVGATANVLMAAVLAEGRTVLDNAAREPEVTQLAQALVAAGAKIDGIGTTRLEVTGVEHLEPLDISVIPDRIEVGTFLAAGAMLHSKIRVEGVRPEHVASTVDALSMTGARFAVHDDAVDVDGSSAHRPLNAVTRPFPGFPTDMQAQTMAVACLMDGISVITDTIYPDRFTHVAELQRLGASVRVENNAAIVRGVEQLKGAPVMATDLRASAALILAGLAAHGTTVLDRIYHIDRGYERIEQKLGALGAKIERVEGPATP, encoded by the coding sequence GTGGACCGCTTCCACATCGAAGGCCCCTGTACGCTTTCCGGCACCGTGCGTGTCGGTGGGGCCAAGAACGCCGTCCTGCCACTCATGGCCGCGACCCTGCTCACGCAGGGAGTGAGCCGCATCCACAACGTCCCGCAGTTGAGGGATTCACGCACCATGGCCCGCGTGCTCGAGACCATGGGCGCGACGGTACGCTTCGAGGACCACGAGCTGGTCGTCGACACCACCGACGCCCGCGGAATCGACGCGCCCTACGACCTGGTCAAGACGATGCGCGCGTCGATCTACGTGCTCGGTCCGACGCTGGCGCGCCACGGCGAGGCCAAGGTCTCGTTGCCCGGCGGCTGCGCGTGGGGCCCGCGCCCGGTGAACCTGCATCTCAGGGGCATGGAGGCCCTCGGCGCGACCATCGACCTCGAGGGTGGCTACATCCACGCGAAGGCCGACCGCCTGCGCGGTGCCGACATCTCCTTCGAGATCAGCAGCGTGGGCGCCACCGCGAACGTGTTGATGGCCGCGGTGCTGGCCGAGGGCCGCACCGTGCTCGACAACGCCGCGCGCGAGCCCGAGGTCACGCAGCTCGCGCAGGCCCTCGTCGCCGCCGGCGCGAAGATCGACGGCATCGGCACGACCCGTCTCGAGGTGACCGGTGTCGAACACCTCGAGCCCCTGGACATCTCCGTGATCCCCGATCGCATCGAGGTGGGGACGTTCCTCGCTGCCGGCGCGATGCTGCACTCGAAGATCCGCGTGGAGGGCGTGCGCCCCGAGCACGTGGCCTCGACCGTCGATGCGCTCTCGATGACCGGCGCCCGCTTCGCCGTCCACGACGACGCCGTCGACGTCGACGGCAGCAGCGCACACCGCCCGCTGAACGCGGTCACCCGGCCCTTCCCCGGCTTCCCGACCGACATGCAGGCCCAGACCATGGCCGTGGCCTGTCTCATGGACGGCATCAGCGTGATCACCGACACCATCTATCCCGACCGCTTCACCCACGTGGCCGAACTGCAGCGTCTGGGCGCGAGCGTTCGTGTCGAGAACAACGCCGCGATCGTCCGCGGCGTCGAGCAGTTGAAGGGCGCTCCCGTCATGGCCACCGACCTGCGTGCTTCGGCCGCCCTGATCCTCGCCGGTCTCGCCGCCCATGGTACCACCGTCCTCGACCGCATCTACCACATCGACCGCGGCTACGAACGCATCGAGCAGAAACTCGGCGCCCTCGGCGCGAAGATCGAACGCGTCGAGGGCCCGGCCACGCCCTGA
- a CDS encoding HNH endonuclease signature motif containing protein translates to MALSFTLTAEDHAAFERARAKLSRTKPQAMSMEDALNALVHFYLDHDGPKPRRKNAEPAKPQNPTRHIPRATRDQVFDRDGHRCTYVAPDGTRCTATHDLQVDHVRPFALGGTHEPDNLRVLCGAHNRRRAEQTFGSRPIANAVPGDVAADPVGAS, encoded by the coding sequence ATGGCCCTCTCGTTCACACTCACCGCCGAGGACCACGCTGCCTTCGAGCGCGCCCGCGCGAAGCTGTCGCGGACGAAGCCGCAGGCGATGTCGATGGAGGACGCGCTGAACGCCCTGGTCCACTTCTACCTGGACCACGACGGGCCGAAACCGCGGAGGAAGAACGCCGAACCCGCGAAGCCGCAGAATCCGACCCGCCACATCCCTCGTGCCACCCGCGACCAGGTCTTCGACCGCGACGGCCACCGTTGCACCTACGTCGCGCCCGATGGCACGCGCTGCACCGCCACCCACGACCTCCAGGTCGACCACGTCCGGCCCTTCGCCCTGGGTGGAACCCACGAACCCGACAACCTTCGTGTGCTGTGCGGGGCGCACAATCGTCGGCGCGCGGAGCAGACCTTTGGATCGCGACCGATCGCGAACGCGGTCCCGGGGGACGTCGCGGCCGATCCGGTCGGTGCGTCGTGA
- the selB gene encoding selenocysteine-specific translation elongation factor — protein sequence MTTPRTLILGTAGHVDHGKTTLIGALTGTDTDRLEEEHRRGISIELGFAHLDLADDLRLGIVDVPGHERFVRQMVSGAGGMDLAMLLVAADEGVMPQTREHFDVLRMLGVPAGLIVLTKMDMADPDLADVVEEEVKELVEGSFLEGAPIVRVSGQTKEGVDTLRSTLEEVARAAPVRSRAGHFRLPVDRVFVLRGTGVVVTGTAWSGTVEPGDTLKLLPQGTDVRVRDVQSHGATVPRAGAGERIALSVHGVKKEDLERGDQLVTPGPWAASTIVGARLTAVEDPELAARMRPRARVHVHHAARGVIGRIDPLEGEGPFGPGDSRLVRLLLEEPIIARPGDRLVVRTYSPMITAAGGVVLDPQGRKGERRARTLERLEALESGGGNAWAFVAEPAAWGRPESEVLDRLAMLGHDPADAKAAIEAEVEAGRRRRVAGRVVDAAAFDGAAERALERLRAHQESAPMTVGLPREELRQFLGHTGSSHDFARVLAVWAREHPVFVRGDRVRADTAEPPLDEAQREAVAHMESRVQRAEPLFEAAPKDLEQPALRLLVDSGRVIRLEGRLLVHRDRLDELARRVGEHFEHEDALEIGHVKEWTGASRKYVVPLMEWLDRAEVTRFERGMRRRGPRCPD from the coding sequence ATGACCACACCGCGCACGCTCATCCTCGGCACCGCCGGCCACGTCGATCACGGGAAGACCACCCTGATCGGCGCGCTCACGGGCACCGACACCGACCGGCTCGAGGAAGAACACCGCCGCGGGATCTCGATCGAACTCGGCTTCGCGCACCTCGATCTGGCCGACGATCTGCGCCTGGGGATCGTCGACGTGCCGGGTCACGAGCGTTTCGTGCGGCAGATGGTCTCGGGTGCGGGCGGGATGGATCTGGCCATGCTCCTGGTCGCTGCCGACGAAGGCGTCATGCCGCAGACACGCGAGCACTTCGACGTGCTGCGCATGCTGGGCGTGCCGGCGGGCCTGATCGTGCTCACGAAGATGGACATGGCCGATCCCGACCTCGCCGACGTGGTCGAGGAAGAGGTCAAGGAACTGGTCGAGGGCAGCTTCCTCGAGGGCGCGCCGATCGTGCGGGTGAGTGGACAGACGAAGGAGGGTGTGGACACGCTGCGTTCAACCCTCGAGGAGGTCGCGAGGGCAGCGCCGGTCCGCTCGCGTGCGGGGCACTTCCGGTTGCCGGTCGATCGCGTGTTCGTGCTGCGGGGGACGGGGGTCGTGGTCACGGGCACGGCGTGGTCGGGCACGGTCGAGCCGGGCGATACGCTGAAGCTCTTGCCGCAGGGCACCGACGTCCGCGTCCGCGACGTGCAGAGTCACGGTGCGACCGTCCCGCGCGCGGGTGCGGGCGAGCGCATCGCGTTGTCGGTGCACGGTGTGAAGAAGGAGGACCTCGAACGCGGTGACCAGCTCGTCACACCGGGGCCGTGGGCGGCGAGTACGATCGTCGGGGCGCGACTCACCGCGGTCGAGGATCCCGAGCTGGCAGCGCGCATGCGCCCGCGGGCGCGGGTGCACGTCCACCACGCCGCGCGGGGAGTGATCGGACGCATCGATCCGCTGGAGGGCGAGGGCCCGTTCGGGCCGGGGGATTCACGCTTGGTCCGGCTGCTCCTCGAGGAACCGATCATCGCGCGGCCGGGCGACCGACTCGTCGTGCGGACCTACTCCCCGATGATCACCGCCGCCGGCGGCGTGGTCCTCGATCCCCAGGGCCGCAAGGGGGAACGCCGTGCCCGGACCCTGGAACGACTCGAAGCCCTCGAGTCGGGCGGCGGGAACGCCTGGGCCTTCGTGGCCGAACCGGCCGCGTGGGGTCGTCCCGAGTCGGAGGTCCTCGACCGGCTGGCCATGTTGGGCCACGACCCCGCCGATGCGAAGGCGGCGATCGAGGCCGAGGTCGAGGCCGGTCGTCGACGCCGGGTCGCGGGACGCGTCGTCGACGCCGCTGCCTTCGACGGAGCCGCGGAGCGTGCCCTGGAGAGGCTCCGGGCCCATCAGGAGTCGGCGCCCATGACCGTGGGACTCCCGCGCGAGGAGTTGCGGCAGTTCCTCGGACACACCGGGAGCTCCCACGACTTCGCCCGTGTGCTCGCGGTGTGGGCCAGGGAACACCCCGTGTTCGTGCGCGGCGATCGTGTCCGTGCCGACACCGCGGAGCCGCCGCTCGACGAAGCCCAGCGCGAAGCCGTGGCCCACATGGAGTCGCGCGTCCAGCGGGCCGAGCCACTGTTCGAGGCCGCGCCGAAAGACCTCGAACAACCGGCCCTGCGCCTGCTGGTGGACTCGGGCCGCGTGATCCGGCTCGAGGGCCGCCTGCTCGTCCACCGCGATCGGCTCGACGAGCTCGCCCGTCGCGTGGGCGAACACTTCGAACACGAGGATGCGCTCGAGATCGGGCACGTGAAGGAATGGACCGGCGCCTCGCGCAAGTATGTCGTGCCGCTCATGGAGTGGCTCGACCGCGCCGAAGTCACACGCTTCGAGCGTGGCATGCGGCGGCGTGGACCGCGCTGTCCGGACTGA
- a CDS encoding FapA family protein: MTSREDLHDLPGGVTTDDADPAPLGTTEAPSTDGAGPADDVIDATEKAISTAADPPAADPSIPDPSAAADPPAATDPEPDPLADGLSVQISEDRMTATLTLPPLMGAPTPDPSAIVEYLRDEHRLVDVDKDAVDQAVIEATGSESKATAVVVARGAEAVPGEDGRLEWLGDFFESRALKMPDGRVDHYHHTKVSVCEGQPILKIHPPSRGQPGTDVVGNTVKAHPGSEAEIELDETVRRDERDASLVCAARPGMVEFYRGKVLVSEVLIVDEVDFSSGSIDFEGAVQVRNSVAPKFTVAGSGTVIIGGPVENARVESKKSITIDKGVMGKGDAVVTCAGDLSIGFARETAIHCGGRLDARRELLWCEGEVHGDLMAETGRIVGGHWRAGGRVVADEVGSREEVTTIITLGEAPEQNRALKLLTRDRKKYQEQLVEFRRKYLPMIQGRLGRIGAKEREALEQRLFLYQRQASRSRKREYVLRKKLNIQRRASFLWVKTMIFASTRLRMNGGKHVHEFKEEQPGPVCVRYDADTRSAVIEHIGLEDCASRFR, encoded by the coding sequence ATGACCTCGCGCGAAGACCTCCACGACCTCCCGGGTGGCGTCACCACCGACGACGCGGATCCGGCGCCCCTCGGCACGACGGAAGCTCCTTCCACCGACGGGGCAGGGCCTGCCGACGACGTGATCGACGCCACGGAGAAAGCCATCTCGACCGCCGCAGACCCGCCGGCCGCCGACCCGTCGATCCCCGACCCGTCGGCCGCCGCAGACCCGCCGGCCGCCACCGATCCCGAACCCGACCCTCTCGCCGACGGTCTCTCGGTCCAGATCTCCGAGGACCGGATGACGGCGACCCTGACGCTGCCTCCGCTCATGGGCGCGCCGACCCCCGACCCGTCGGCGATCGTGGAATACCTGCGCGACGAGCACCGTCTGGTCGACGTCGACAAGGACGCCGTGGACCAGGCCGTGATCGAGGCGACCGGTTCCGAGTCGAAGGCGACCGCGGTCGTCGTCGCGCGCGGCGCCGAGGCCGTTCCCGGCGAAGACGGGCGACTGGAGTGGCTGGGAGACTTCTTCGAGTCGCGCGCGCTCAAGATGCCCGACGGACGCGTGGACCACTACCACCACACGAAGGTCAGCGTGTGCGAGGGCCAGCCGATCCTGAAGATCCATCCGCCCAGCCGGGGCCAGCCCGGGACCGACGTGGTCGGCAACACCGTCAAGGCCCACCCGGGCTCCGAGGCCGAGATCGAACTCGACGAGACTGTCCGTCGCGACGAGCGCGATGCGTCCCTGGTGTGCGCAGCGCGTCCGGGCATGGTGGAGTTCTACCGCGGCAAGGTCCTCGTGAGCGAGGTGCTGATCGTCGACGAGGTGGACTTCTCCTCCGGCTCGATCGACTTCGAGGGCGCGGTGCAGGTGCGCAATTCCGTGGCGCCGAAGTTCACGGTGGCCGGCAGCGGGACCGTGATCATCGGTGGTCCCGTCGAGAACGCGCGCGTCGAGTCGAAGAAGAGCATCACCATCGACAAGGGCGTCATGGGCAAGGGCGACGCGGTGGTGACCTGCGCCGGCGACCTGTCGATCGGTTTCGCGCGGGAGACGGCGATCCACTGCGGTGGCCGGCTCGACGCGCGGCGCGAGCTGTTGTGGTGCGAGGGCGAGGTCCACGGCGACCTCATGGCCGAGACCGGACGCATCGTCGGAGGTCACTGGCGGGCCGGCGGACGCGTGGTGGCCGACGAGGTCGGATCGCGCGAAGAGGTCACCACGATCATCACGCTGGGCGAGGCGCCCGAGCAGAACCGCGCGCTCAAACTCCTGACCCGCGATCGCAAGAAGTACCAGGAGCAGCTCGTGGAGTTCCGCCGCAAGTACCTGCCCATGATCCAGGGAAGGCTCGGCCGGATCGGCGCGAAGGAACGCGAAGCCCTCGAGCAACGCCTCTTCCTGTACCAGCGTCAGGCCAGCCGCTCGCGCAAGCGCGAGTACGTGCTGCGCAAGAAGCTGAACATCCAGCGGCGGGCGTCGTTCCTCTGGGTGAAGACCATGATCTTCGCCAGCACGCGTCTGCGCATGAATGGCGGCAAGCACGTCCACGAGTTCAAGGAAGAGCAACCCGGACCGGTGTGCGTGCGCTACGACGCCGACACCCGCAGCGCGGTGATCGAGCACATCGGGCTGGAGGACTGCGCCTCGCGCTTCCGCTAG